One genomic window of Vibrio parahaemolyticus includes the following:
- a CDS encoding Hsp70 family protein produces MASRRFLVGIDLGTTNTVVAYCEITDNLEQSEVSLFDIDQLIGPGEVVRKPLLPSFRYHPAVGQISPSDLTLPWDNEPVAGDINNVIVGEWARELGAKVEGRQVSSAKSWLSHQAVDRNSDILPWAGAQDVDKVSPVIASASYLNHIRQAWNYRHPSNKLEDQDVVVTVPASFDETARKLTLEAAELAGLKKIVLLEEPQAVCYDWYARHQQTAADELKDLPLILVCDVGGGTTDLSLIEAKFTNSDLALDRIGVGEHLMLGGDNLDLALAHLAESRFSQNKKLTAASLTKLIQQTRKAKENLLSTSAPDEVKITMLGSGSKLLGGTKSIALSKQEVYQIALDGFFPLSDFSEVPDKRRSAVVEFGLPYVADPAVSKHVAEFLTQHQQVSRAALGIEDDKQNAIPVGLLLNGGVFNSDLVTERVTTLLSDWRGAPVTVLDNPHPDWSVALGAVAFGKARRGAQLKIGGGAARSYFLHLQEKNKMGKALCLLAKGTEEGHEIRLSGRRFSLTLGEPVRFNLLTSTHDTLTNNTAIQNGVMVDVDPDLFAPLPPYITTLEGEGAELQANQKERVEVQLACQLTEVGTLKMECVSAEDDNKRWELEFEVRNKQADGGEEIQLHPRLNECKELIARLYSGNKKSAEGNEIKTLAKDLEKKLGKRDEWDFTTLRQLFDTFAQGRKRRRRSEQHEKNWLRLAGFALRPGFGDPTDSWRIEQVWGLYQQNIQFKNHQGWTDWWVFWRRIAGGLSQEQQETILADIAKYLHPGAMKNPQSAKAAQEMGYESMVRLSASLEHLEVEDKVLLATWFLSKAINQNQFEQAHWWAMGRLASRTPLYGSQHNVIPREQAEQWLPKLLEQNWLKEPMIAFAAVMICRKTGDRLFDISDDYREQVLTKLKQSKVPESWVSLVEEVKELSESESKRVFGDALPSGLTLVHH; encoded by the coding sequence GCGACATTAACAATGTAATCGTTGGTGAATGGGCTCGCGAATTAGGCGCGAAAGTAGAAGGCCGTCAGGTATCCAGCGCGAAAAGCTGGCTCTCACATCAAGCGGTTGATCGTAACTCAGACATTCTTCCTTGGGCTGGTGCGCAAGACGTGGATAAAGTCTCGCCAGTTATTGCCAGCGCAAGTTACCTCAATCACATTCGTCAAGCATGGAACTACCGTCATCCAAGTAACAAACTCGAAGACCAAGACGTAGTTGTCACCGTTCCGGCATCATTTGATGAAACCGCGCGTAAACTGACACTTGAAGCTGCCGAGCTTGCAGGCTTGAAAAAAATCGTCTTGCTCGAAGAGCCACAGGCGGTGTGTTACGACTGGTACGCACGCCACCAGCAAACTGCGGCTGACGAGTTAAAAGATCTGCCGCTCATCCTTGTTTGCGATGTGGGTGGTGGTACGACCGATTTAAGCCTGATAGAAGCTAAGTTCACCAATAGCGACTTAGCACTTGATCGTATTGGCGTTGGTGAACACTTAATGCTAGGGGGTGATAACCTCGACTTAGCGTTAGCGCACCTTGCTGAAAGTCGCTTCAGTCAAAACAAAAAACTCACTGCTGCAAGCCTAACCAAGCTTATTCAGCAAACACGCAAAGCGAAAGAAAACCTGCTCTCAACGAGTGCACCTGACGAAGTAAAGATCACCATGCTAGGCAGTGGTTCTAAGCTGCTTGGTGGAACCAAAAGTATTGCTCTAAGCAAACAAGAAGTGTACCAAATCGCATTAGATGGCTTCTTCCCGCTTTCTGATTTCAGTGAAGTGCCAGACAAACGCCGCAGCGCGGTTGTCGAGTTTGGTCTTCCATACGTTGCTGACCCAGCGGTGAGCAAGCACGTTGCCGAGTTCTTAACTCAGCATCAGCAAGTGTCTCGTGCCGCTCTTGGCATTGAAGACGACAAACAAAACGCGATCCCAGTTGGCTTATTGCTGAACGGTGGCGTGTTCAACAGTGATCTGGTGACTGAACGTGTCACTACCCTGCTTTCTGACTGGCGCGGCGCACCAGTTACGGTATTAGATAACCCACATCCAGATTGGTCGGTCGCACTAGGTGCCGTTGCGTTTGGTAAAGCGCGTCGTGGCGCACAACTGAAAATTGGCGGTGGTGCTGCACGCTCTTACTTCTTGCATCTACAAGAAAAAAACAAGATGGGCAAAGCGCTCTGTTTGCTCGCAAAAGGCACAGAAGAAGGTCACGAGATCCGCTTAAGTGGTCGTCGTTTCTCGCTTACCCTAGGTGAGCCCGTTCGCTTTAACTTGCTGACTTCTACCCACGACACCTTAACCAATAACACCGCCATTCAAAACGGTGTGATGGTTGACGTTGACCCTGACTTGTTTGCTCCGCTACCGCCTTACATCACCACACTTGAAGGTGAAGGTGCAGAGCTACAAGCCAACCAGAAAGAGCGTGTCGAAGTGCAATTGGCTTGCCAACTAACAGAAGTTGGCACTCTTAAGATGGAGTGTGTCAGTGCCGAAGACGACAACAAACGTTGGGAACTGGAATTTGAAGTTCGCAATAAACAAGCCGATGGCGGTGAGGAAATTCAGCTTCATCCAAGATTGAACGAATGTAAAGAGCTGATAGCTCGCCTGTACAGCGGTAACAAGAAAAGCGCAGAAGGCAATGAGATCAAAACCTTAGCGAAAGATCTTGAGAAGAAACTCGGCAAACGCGATGAGTGGGACTTCACCACACTCCGTCAACTTTTCGATACTTTTGCGCAAGGTCGTAAGCGTCGTCGTCGCTCTGAACAACATGAGAAAAACTGGCTTCGTTTGGCTGGCTTTGCACTGCGTCCGGGCTTTGGCGATCCAACCGACTCTTGGCGTATTGAGCAAGTTTGGGGACTGTATCAACAAAATATTCAGTTCAAAAACCATCAAGGCTGGACAGACTGGTGGGTATTCTGGCGACGTATCGCGGGCGGTCTAAGCCAAGAACAACAAGAAACCATTTTGGCAGACATCGCAAAATATCTGCATCCCGGCGCGATGAAAAATCCGCAGTCAGCAAAAGCGGCTCAGGAGATGGGTTACGAATCCATGGTGCGTCTTTCAGCCTCTCTAGAGCATCTAGAAGTGGAAGATAAAGTCCTGCTGGCGACGTGGTTCTTGAGTAAAGCCATCAACCAAAACCAGTTTGAACAAGCACACTGGTGGGCGATGGGACGTTTGGCTTCTCGCACACCGCTTTATGGCAGCCAGCACAACGTCATTCCTCGTGAACAAGCTGAGCAATGGTTACCTAAGCTTTTGGAACAAAATTGGCTGAAAGAACCAATGATCGCTTTCGCAGCCGTAATGATTTGTCGTAAGACGGGTGATCGCTTATTCGATATTTCTGACGACTACCGGGAACAAGTTCTAACAAAACTCAAACAGAGCAAAGTACCTGAGTCGTGGGTATCGCTGGTTGAAGAAGTGAAAGAGCTTTCAGAAAGCGAATCAAAACGTGTCTTCGGTGATGCTTTACCAAGCGGTTTAACGCTGGTTCATCATTAA
- a CDS encoding DNA-3-methyladenine glycosylase I: MSIEKFDAIYQRAAERKGGEDQLEALLSHPLSKEELAAIPNDRWLAAFSMKVFQSGISWSVVRKKWPNFEEVFFGFKIEPLLMLSDEQWETKATDERIIRHLTKVMSIPANARMIHEASIQHGSFGKMVADWPQEKITELWAYLKKHGNRLGGNTGPYTLRQMGADTFILSNDVEAYLRNCKIIEGGKDTKKSHDAATLAFMQWQKESGRSLTEISQIIAFSTGDNRL, from the coding sequence ATGAGTATCGAAAAATTTGACGCCATCTATCAACGTGCCGCCGAACGAAAAGGTGGAGAAGATCAGCTCGAAGCACTGCTGTCGCATCCATTAAGTAAAGAAGAGTTAGCAGCCATTCCAAACGACCGTTGGTTAGCAGCATTTTCGATGAAGGTATTTCAAAGTGGCATCTCGTGGAGCGTAGTTCGTAAGAAATGGCCGAACTTCGAAGAGGTCTTTTTCGGCTTTAAGATTGAACCATTGCTGATGCTGTCTGACGAACAATGGGAAACCAAAGCGACCGATGAGCGCATTATTCGCCACCTAACGAAAGTGATGTCGATTCCTGCCAATGCTCGAATGATCCACGAAGCATCAATCCAGCATGGGTCATTTGGCAAAATGGTTGCAGATTGGCCTCAGGAGAAAATCACTGAGCTTTGGGCGTATCTAAAAAAACATGGCAACCGTTTGGGCGGTAATACAGGGCCATATACTTTACGTCAAATGGGTGCTGATACGTTTATTTTGTCTAACGATGTGGAAGCATACTTGCGCAATTGCAAAATCATCGAAGGCGGAAAAGACACCAAAAAATCTCACGATGCAGCAACCCTAGCGTTTATGCAATGGCAAAAGGAGAGCGGTCGTAGCCTCACCGAAATCAGTCAAATCATTGCATTTAGTACCGGTGATAATCGACTCTAA
- a CDS encoding ABC transporter transmembrane domain-containing protein produces the protein MRIFWQLRWYFRQKWKHYVGSILLFAVISALQLVPPKAVGVIVDGVVDNTLETNTLIMWLLGLIVLLFTIYGCRILWRIWLFGASWELGTILRNRLYRHLSTQPPRFFERYKTGDLMARGTNDVRNIVMTAGEGVLTAADSVITGIAVLIIMVTQVSWKLTVMALLPMPFLAVIIFFIVRILHQRFRIAQEAFSSMSDMTQESLNGVRMLRAFGLENQEQQRFEDVVDDTGAKNIAVARVDARFDPAIQLTIGLSFLLSVAAGAHLVDKGEITLGDLTAFTMYLGLMIWPMLAFAFLFNILERGSAAWNRLQEIFDEQPEIIGGTQPLDEKPLPLHIKIDAFHWSKELPPALAAVDVTLEPGKMLGIAGPVGSGKSTLLTLLLRQHDLENGTIQFGDVKIKDAILPQWRNRFAVVNQSPFLFSKSIFDNIALGNPQATKEQVYQAAKLACIHDDIEKFPDGYQTEVGEKGITLSGGQKQRIAIARAMLLNAQVLVLDDALSAVDGRTEHQILKNLETHYRDQALIVIAHRLTALEAADEIIVLNHGHVTERGKHHSLLEHQGWYAEMFQYQKLEQAMEE, from the coding sequence ATGAGAATTTTCTGGCAGCTGCGTTGGTATTTCCGACAAAAATGGAAACATTATGTGGGTTCCATTCTTTTATTTGCAGTAATCTCTGCCCTTCAGCTGGTTCCACCCAAGGCAGTCGGAGTGATTGTCGATGGCGTTGTTGATAACACATTAGAAACAAACACGTTAATCATGTGGTTGTTAGGCCTTATTGTTCTGCTTTTCACCATCTACGGGTGCAGAATCCTCTGGCGTATATGGCTATTTGGTGCGAGTTGGGAACTTGGAACCATTTTACGCAACCGCCTTTACCGCCACCTTTCGACTCAACCTCCCCGCTTTTTTGAACGATACAAAACTGGCGATTTGATGGCGCGCGGCACGAACGACGTAAGAAACATCGTTATGACAGCTGGCGAAGGGGTATTAACGGCAGCCGACTCTGTTATCACAGGCATAGCAGTGTTGATCATCATGGTCACGCAAGTCAGTTGGAAACTGACCGTTATGGCCCTGTTGCCAATGCCATTTCTCGCGGTAATTATTTTCTTTATCGTCCGCATTCTTCACCAACGTTTTCGTATCGCGCAGGAAGCATTCTCTTCGATGTCCGATATGACGCAAGAATCCCTAAATGGTGTGCGAATGCTGCGTGCTTTTGGTTTGGAAAACCAAGAGCAACAACGATTTGAAGATGTCGTTGACGATACTGGTGCTAAAAACATCGCGGTAGCAAGAGTAGATGCGCGCTTTGACCCTGCGATTCAGTTGACGATTGGTCTTTCGTTTCTTCTTAGTGTGGCGGCAGGCGCGCATCTGGTCGACAAAGGCGAAATCACTCTTGGTGATTTGACAGCCTTCACCATGTACTTGGGTTTGATGATTTGGCCAATGCTGGCGTTCGCATTCTTGTTTAACATCTTAGAGCGCGGTTCTGCCGCATGGAATCGGCTACAAGAAATCTTCGATGAACAACCAGAGATCATCGGTGGCACACAGCCTTTAGATGAAAAACCATTACCGCTGCACATCAAGATTGACGCGTTCCATTGGAGTAAAGAACTCCCACCAGCTCTTGCCGCTGTGGACGTAACGTTAGAGCCAGGGAAAATGCTCGGAATTGCTGGCCCAGTAGGCAGTGGCAAATCGACGTTGCTCACTCTGCTATTGCGTCAACATGATTTAGAAAATGGCACCATTCAGTTTGGCGATGTCAAAATCAAAGACGCTATCTTACCTCAATGGCGTAATCGCTTTGCGGTTGTGAATCAGAGTCCATTTTTGTTCTCAAAATCGATCTTTGACAACATCGCTCTTGGTAATCCTCAAGCAACAAAGGAGCAAGTTTATCAAGCAGCGAAATTGGCGTGTATCCACGACGATATAGAGAAATTCCCTGACGGATACCAAACCGAAGTTGGCGAAAAAGGCATTACTCTTTCTGGCGGTCAGAAGCAGCGTATTGCGATTGCACGCGCCATGCTTCTCAACGCTCAAGTGTTAGTTTTAGATGATGCCCTATCCGCCGTAGATGGTCGAACCGAACACCAGATTCTCAAGAACCTTGAAACACACTACCGTGATCAAGCGTTGATCGTTATCGCACACCGATTAACCGCATTGGAAGCGGCTGATGAAATCATCGTTCTTAATCATGGCCATGTCACCGAGCGAGGAAAACATCATTCTCTACTCGAACACCAAGGCTGGTACGCAGAAATGTTCCAGTACCAAAAACTCGAACAAGCAATGGAGGAGTAA
- a CDS encoding ABC transporter transmembrane domain-containing protein, whose product MKQTSTFKRLLSYPLSQPKPMIKGLALLFIAALASASGPWLIQYFIDEHIAKGDYSRNVLIALALGYVSLQVISATFQYLQSLQFSMVATNTIKTIRKQVFSGVIKQPLSAFDYTPAGKLVSRITNDTESLQQFYELLIATVVKNVVMIVVMLGVMFFMSWKLTLVVLVLLPIVIGFMYLFKQLSTESYRRMRDLLTDINANLSESIQGMSVIQLMQQEERFNKQFNELTAEHLVASKKVIRLNGYLLRPLMDLLAGLALLCLVAIFGFNGVELIGVGVLYAFISYLARVTEPLIEMTQQLALLQQALVSSERVFELIDARPQTYGDDHKPLKTGSIELSNLTFSYDGKQDVLKDISLKAAHQDFIALVGHTGSGKSTLASLLMGFYPTNVGELLIDGRPLNTLGKDVLRKDVAMVQQDPHILPASVRENISLSRAVSDEQIWDALDKVGLSEQIHRYPNGLDTQLGQGETNLSAGQKQLLALARVLVAKPKILILDEATANIDSGTEALIQKSLKVLRQNMTLVVIAHRLSTILDADQIVVLHHGDLVEQGTHKALLQQNGRYAQMYQLQQANRHLQQIEQEDAKQLEEAV is encoded by the coding sequence ATGAAACAAACCAGTACATTTAAGCGGTTGTTGTCTTATCCATTGTCTCAGCCGAAGCCAATGATAAAAGGCTTAGCTTTGCTGTTTATCGCGGCGTTAGCGAGTGCGAGTGGCCCTTGGTTGATCCAGTATTTTATTGATGAACACATTGCCAAAGGTGACTACTCTCGTAACGTATTGATTGCTTTAGCGTTGGGCTACGTGTCACTTCAAGTCATTTCGGCAACGTTCCAATATCTTCAATCGTTGCAATTTAGCATGGTGGCAACGAACACGATCAAAACCATTCGCAAGCAAGTGTTTTCGGGAGTGATCAAACAGCCACTTTCTGCGTTTGACTACACGCCTGCTGGTAAGCTTGTTTCTCGAATCACGAATGATACAGAATCACTTCAGCAGTTTTACGAGTTGTTAATCGCGACCGTGGTTAAGAACGTTGTGATGATCGTGGTAATGTTGGGTGTCATGTTCTTCATGAGTTGGAAGTTGACGCTGGTTGTTCTCGTCCTGTTACCGATCGTAATTGGCTTTATGTATCTGTTTAAACAACTCAGTACCGAGAGTTATCGCAGAATGCGTGACTTGCTCACGGACATTAACGCCAACTTAAGCGAATCAATCCAAGGGATGAGCGTGATTCAGCTGATGCAACAAGAAGAGCGCTTTAACAAACAATTTAACGAACTCACTGCTGAGCATTTGGTCGCGTCCAAAAAAGTCATTCGCTTAAACGGGTATCTGCTGCGGCCTCTCATGGATCTGTTGGCTGGACTTGCCCTACTCTGCTTAGTTGCCATCTTTGGCTTTAATGGTGTCGAGTTGATTGGTGTCGGTGTACTTTATGCGTTCATCAGTTATTTGGCGCGTGTGACCGAACCTCTGATTGAAATGACCCAACAACTTGCACTTTTACAACAAGCGTTGGTATCGAGTGAACGTGTTTTTGAGTTGATTGATGCGAGGCCACAAACTTACGGTGACGATCATAAACCGCTTAAAACGGGCTCGATTGAGCTAAGTAATCTGACGTTCAGTTATGATGGTAAGCAAGATGTATTAAAAGACATATCCTTGAAAGCGGCTCATCAAGATTTTATCGCGCTGGTCGGCCATACGGGCAGCGGCAAGAGCACGTTAGCATCTTTGCTCATGGGCTTTTATCCAACCAATGTGGGCGAGTTATTGATTGATGGGCGGCCACTTAATACATTGGGTAAAGACGTACTTCGCAAAGACGTAGCAATGGTTCAACAAGATCCGCACATTCTCCCAGCTTCTGTACGTGAGAACATTTCTCTTAGCCGAGCAGTGAGCGATGAGCAGATATGGGATGCGTTAGATAAGGTAGGTTTGTCGGAGCAAATTCACCGCTATCCAAACGGCTTAGACACTCAACTCGGCCAAGGTGAAACCAACCTTTCGGCAGGTCAAAAGCAATTACTTGCGTTAGCCCGAGTGTTAGTAGCGAAACCAAAAATCTTAATTTTGGATGAGGCAACGGCGAACATCGATTCAGGAACTGAGGCTCTCATTCAAAAAAGCTTAAAAGTTTTGCGCCAGAACATGACGTTAGTGGTCATTGCGCACCGACTGTCCACCATATTGGATGCAGACCAAATTGTGGTTCTACACCATGGTGACTTGGTCGAACAAGGCACGCATAAAGCCCTATTGCAACAAAATGGTCGCTACGCTCAAATGTACCAGTTACAACAAGCGAATAGACACCTTCAACAGATTGAGCAAGAAGATGCTAAACAACTAGAAGAAGCTGTTTAA
- a CDS encoding MSHA operon transcriptional regulator, whose amino-acid sequence MDKDKFTNIYRLPGSIQIRIGKWQKTFRGTSDLVLHQALMERNKQFKKTDFLPKGWCVTPIDENDITITHHGKYIQTVMRTMLDRKVSYKRLFMSRMNAEDGEKALRKYKLEWVQKHNQIAKKYNQIKKKQYMNFAREEEETLYPSIPKGEFDKTLWNKLVISTFGPEKKYKNPHFVRKADI is encoded by the coding sequence ATGGACAAAGATAAGTTTACTAACATCTATCGCTTGCCTGGTTCGATTCAAATTCGTATCGGTAAATGGCAAAAAACGTTCCGCGGCACCTCTGATTTGGTTTTACATCAGGCGCTAATGGAGCGTAATAAACAGTTTAAAAAAACAGACTTTCTACCTAAAGGCTGGTGTGTTACTCCTATTGACGAAAACGACATCACCATTACGCACCACGGTAAGTACATCCAAACAGTCATGCGTACCATGTTAGATAGAAAGGTATCGTATAAGCGGCTGTTTATGTCGCGTATGAATGCAGAAGATGGTGAAAAGGCACTTCGAAAATACAAATTGGAGTGGGTTCAAAAACACAATCAGATTGCGAAAAAATACAACCAAATCAAGAAAAAGCAGTACATGAATTTTGCGAGGGAAGAAGAAGAAACACTCTACCCTTCCATTCCAAAAGGCGAGTTCGACAAAACACTATGGAACAAATTGGTTATATCCACTTTTGGTCCAGAGAAGAAATACAAAAATCCTCACTTTGTACGCAAAGCAGACATCTAA
- a CDS encoding sodium/glutamate symporter — protein sequence MPKGLMLTDLAIAGLLLIVAKVIRVHTPLLQRMYIPSAVLAGLFGLVFGPAMLDLLPWTDTFTANASLLTAALFSALGLATDVPSPKVVAQRAGSLWAFNQIASVSQWLFAAMFGLLLTTFFWPEINPGFGVTMSAGFMGGHGSASVVGDIFTGLGWEDGFTLGLTFATVGIFISISIGMLMLQFALKMGWIRSFTTFDSMDEHERKGLVKPTEQEPVMKDTMSSLSVDSFAIHAALVVVVTAFSYVAANYLSSFHDKVQIPTFVTGFLGGMLVRIVAKQTKASRYLCDGAFKHAAGISTDYLIIFGISAIKITVLAQYLAPMIVLAIGGIAFTLWLIFWVAPRIMGDDWFEKGIFSWGWLTGTVAMGIALLRIVDPKMRSKVLDDYAIAYVPGSITDIFIISLMPIAMYNGMEWQALGVGLAYIAVVLFIWRFVFKRSGQTVTDAS from the coding sequence ATGCCAAAAGGTCTAATGCTGACTGACTTAGCCATCGCAGGCTTACTTTTGATTGTAGCGAAAGTGATTCGCGTGCATACGCCATTGCTACAACGCATGTACATTCCATCTGCTGTATTGGCAGGTTTATTTGGTCTCGTGTTTGGCCCTGCCATGCTCGATCTATTACCGTGGACAGACACGTTTACCGCTAACGCAAGCCTATTAACCGCTGCACTTTTTTCTGCGTTAGGGTTAGCAACGGATGTTCCATCCCCAAAAGTTGTCGCACAACGTGCAGGCTCGTTATGGGCATTTAACCAAATTGCTTCTGTCTCACAGTGGTTATTTGCTGCAATGTTTGGCCTGCTCTTAACTACATTTTTCTGGCCAGAAATCAATCCTGGTTTTGGCGTAACAATGTCTGCGGGTTTCATGGGTGGTCATGGTTCAGCCTCAGTTGTGGGAGATATTTTCACGGGTCTTGGTTGGGAAGATGGCTTCACGCTTGGTTTGACCTTTGCGACAGTCGGTATCTTCATCTCAATTTCCATCGGCATGCTGATGCTTCAATTTGCTCTAAAAATGGGTTGGATTCGAAGCTTTACAACTTTTGACAGCATGGATGAACATGAACGAAAAGGTCTTGTAAAACCAACAGAACAAGAACCAGTGATGAAAGACACAATGTCTTCACTCTCTGTGGATTCATTTGCTATTCACGCAGCCCTTGTCGTCGTCGTTACGGCTTTCTCTTATGTCGCAGCAAACTACTTATCGTCGTTCCACGACAAAGTACAAATTCCGACATTTGTAACGGGCTTTTTGGGCGGAATGCTCGTACGAATTGTCGCGAAACAAACCAAAGCGTCACGATACCTTTGTGATGGAGCATTTAAGCACGCGGCTGGTATCAGCACCGACTACCTGATCATATTTGGTATTTCAGCAATCAAAATTACTGTTCTTGCTCAGTACCTTGCGCCAATGATCGTACTCGCCATTGGTGGCATCGCATTTACGTTGTGGCTGATCTTCTGGGTTGCGCCTCGAATTATGGGCGATGATTGGTTTGAAAAAGGCATATTCTCCTGGGGCTGGCTAACAGGCACAGTTGCAATGGGCATCGCGCTATTGCGCATTGTTGACCCTAAAATGCGTAGCAAAGTTCTGGATGACTACGCCATTGCTTATGTACCTGGTTCAATCACGGATATCTTTATCATCTCTCTGATGCCTATCGCGATGTATAACGGTATGGAGTGGCAAGCACTTGGTGTCGGCTTAGCTTATATCGCAGTAGTCCTGTTCATCTGGAGATTTGTATTTAAACGCAGTGGCCAAACGGTAACGGACGCGTCTTAA
- a CDS encoding prepilin-type N-terminal cleavage/methylation domain-containing protein, with protein sequence MRGSRGFTLIELIMCIIILGVVGVVALPKFLGIQKDARIAVLYGAREALMTANNLVYTKAVIQSQENINSEDTRNIDLDNDGVNDLIGYFGLIKNVIPAKELAGFDPQLTINKWYGADSETEPYFLIGFANKPVSIHHLCYVEVYYPKTPGGQLRYGIQTEDC encoded by the coding sequence GTGCGTGGTTCACGAGGATTTACCCTTATCGAGTTAATAATGTGCATCATCATTCTTGGTGTTGTTGGCGTTGTTGCCCTGCCCAAGTTCCTCGGAATACAAAAAGACGCACGAATTGCCGTTTTGTATGGTGCAAGAGAAGCGCTAATGACAGCCAACAACCTTGTTTACACTAAAGCCGTTATTCAGTCTCAAGAGAACATCAACTCAGAAGACACGCGAAACATCGACTTAGATAACGACGGAGTAAACGATCTTATTGGTTACTTTGGGTTAATCAAAAACGTGATTCCAGCAAAAGAGCTTGCCGGTTTTGACCCACAACTCACCATCAACAAATGGTACGGCGCCGATTCAGAGACTGAACCCTACTTCCTTATCGGCTTTGCCAACAAACCCGTGAGCATCCATCACCTGTGTTATGTCGAAGTGTACTACCCTAAAACACCAGGCGGACAACTTCGCTATGGAATTCAAACTGAAGACTGCTAA